A portion of the Bacillus thuringiensis genome contains these proteins:
- a CDS encoding YqhR family membrane protein, translating to MSQEQLGTRNFVQIGLFGGIFWGGIWYFLHIFSFTEAGPNYFLLPFAFGSWKEGVWGNVSGIVCMGLLSILIAFLYKAFFAKFEGVIPGIIYGLFWWALLFFGMGLMAPVIKSALHLPKETIVTTICIFILYGVFIAYSVSYAVNSNKVEQEGQEKTNYSNK from the coding sequence GTGAGTCAAGAACAATTAGGAACAAGGAATTTTGTGCAGATTGGTTTGTTTGGTGGAATCTTTTGGGGCGGGATATGGTATTTCCTTCATATATTTTCATTTACGGAGGCGGGACCGAATTATTTCCTTTTACCATTTGCGTTTGGAAGTTGGAAAGAAGGTGTATGGGGCAATGTGTCAGGAATAGTGTGTATGGGACTTCTTTCAATTTTGATTGCCTTTTTGTATAAAGCATTTTTTGCGAAGTTTGAAGGGGTTATTCCGGGAATTATTTATGGGCTATTTTGGTGGGCATTGCTGTTTTTTGGGATGGGTTTAATGGCCCCTGTTATTAAAAGTGCGCTCCATTTACCAAAAGAGACAATTGTGACGACAATATGTATTTTTATATTGTATGGTGTGTTTATAGCATATTCTGTTTCTTACGCAGTAAATAGCAATAAAGTAGAACAAGAAGGGCAAGAGAAGACGAACTATTCAAATAAGTAA